A stretch of the Flavobacterium aquiphilum genome encodes the following:
- a CDS encoding ammonium transporter, with product MRKIVLSVILVTVLVLSYCSNFFLTKNPTNPTEIAKFDTGDIAWMLVSSALVLLMTPGLGFFYGGMVGKKNVISTMLQSFMAMIIVTVLWVLIAFGLSFGPSIGGVIGNPLPNIFFQGVGFGTSWKLAPTIPFLLFALFQAKFAIITPAIVTGAFAERIRFWAYLLFMVLFILFVYTPLCHMTWHPDGLLYNFGVLDFAGGTVVHMSAGWAALAGAMFLGRRKVPKCNPARITYVLLGTGLLWFGWFGFNAGSAMGANGIASQALGTTTVAAAAASMAWVFIDKIMGHKLSAMGACIGAVVGLVTITPAAGFVSIPHAITIGILGSIVSNVMVSKFPKGKIDDALDVFACHGVGGMVGMLLTGVFASKDINPAVVNQGLAFGETTLFIHQLIALIGVSIFAFVTSYFLFYIVNKITPLRVSEEKEHLGLDISQHGEYL from the coding sequence ATGCGGAAAATAGTTTTAAGTGTGATTCTTGTCACCGTTCTGGTGCTATCCTATTGCTCAAATTTCTTTTTAACAAAAAATCCAACAAACCCTACTGAAATTGCAAAATTCGATACTGGAGATATAGCATGGATGCTTGTATCTTCGGCATTAGTATTATTAATGACACCGGGATTAGGTTTCTTTTACGGTGGTATGGTCGGAAAGAAAAACGTAATCAGCACCATGCTTCAAAGTTTCATGGCAATGATTATAGTAACCGTTTTATGGGTACTTATTGCTTTCGGACTATCATTTGGACCTTCAATTGGAGGAGTAATAGGAAATCCTTTGCCTAACATCTTTTTTCAAGGAGTAGGTTTTGGTACTTCATGGAAACTGGCACCAACAATCCCTTTTTTACTTTTTGCACTATTCCAGGCTAAATTTGCCATCATAACTCCCGCAATTGTAACTGGAGCTTTCGCAGAACGTATTCGTTTTTGGGCGTACCTATTATTTATGGTATTGTTCATTTTATTTGTTTACACCCCTTTATGCCATATGACTTGGCATCCTGATGGATTATTATACAATTTTGGAGTATTGGATTTTGCCGGAGGAACTGTAGTACACATGAGCGCAGGATGGGCAGCTCTTGCCGGAGCAATGTTCCTTGGAAGAAGAAAAGTACCAAAATGCAATCCTGCCCGTATTACATACGTATTATTAGGAACCGGTTTATTATGGTTCGGATGGTTTGGGTTTAACGCCGGTTCTGCAATGGGAGCCAATGGCATTGCAAGTCAGGCACTTGGAACAACAACTGTAGCTGCCGCAGCTGCCTCAATGGCATGGGTATTTATTGATAAAATTATGGGGCATAAACTTTCAGCAATGGGAGCTTGTATTGGAGCTGTAGTTGGATTGGTAACAATTACTCCTGCTGCAGGATTTGTCAGCATACCTCACGCAATAACCATTGGAATCTTGGGAAGTATTGTTAGCAATGTTATGGTTAGCAAATTTCCAAAAGGAAAAATCGATGATGCTTTAGATGTATTTGCCTGCCACGGCGTTGGTGGAATGGTTGGAATGTTATTGACCGGAGTTTTTGCTTCCAAAGATATCAATCCCGCTGTAGTCAATCAAGGACTTGCTTTTGGAGAAACCACATTATTTATTCATCAATTGATTGCTTTAATCGGAGTTTCCATTTTTGCATTTGTTACATCTTATTTCCTTTTTTATATAGTTAATAAAATAACACCCCTAAGAGTCTCTGAAGAAAAAGAACATCTTGGACTGGATATTTCACAACACGGAGAATATCTATAG
- a CDS encoding slipin family protein, translated as MTSIQITLTILILLFIGGIRIAQEYQRAVVFRLGRFKNIKGPGIYWIIPFIERQQRVDIRTKTVDLEQQETITKDSVTIKVNAVLWFKITSPENAIIKVADYNKAVYQFSVTALRNIIGQHSLDEVLREREQINGTLQKIVDSATEPWGIKIEMVEMKDVEIPEAMQRAMAREAEAIREKRARIVKAEAELEASIKLTQGAKKMEESPIALELRRMQMLAEIGIDNNTTTVILIPSDFTNAAKSLTKLVDENKLNKP; from the coding sequence ATGACATCTATACAAATTACCTTAACCATACTTATTTTATTATTTATAGGAGGCATTCGTATCGCCCAAGAATATCAACGTGCAGTAGTGTTTAGACTTGGTCGTTTCAAAAACATAAAAGGTCCAGGGATTTATTGGATTATTCCTTTTATAGAGAGACAACAACGGGTAGACATTCGAACAAAAACTGTCGATCTGGAACAACAGGAAACCATTACAAAAGACAGCGTAACCATTAAGGTTAACGCCGTGCTTTGGTTTAAAATAACGAGTCCTGAAAATGCAATTATCAAAGTGGCCGACTATAACAAAGCTGTTTATCAATTTTCTGTCACTGCATTACGAAATATTATCGGGCAACATTCTCTTGATGAAGTATTGCGAGAAAGAGAACAAATCAATGGGACGCTTCAAAAAATTGTTGACTCGGCGACCGAGCCATGGGGAATTAAAATAGAGATGGTAGAGATGAAAGATGTCGAAATTCCAGAAGCAATGCAAAGAGCCATGGCACGTGAAGCAGAAGCCATAAGAGAAAAAAGAGCACGTATTGTAAAAGCGGAAGCCGAACTAGAAGCATCCATAAAACTAACCCAAGGAGCAAAAAAAATGGAAGAAAGCCCAATTGCACTCGAATTAAGACGTATGCAAATGCTGGCGGAAATAGGGATAGACAATAATACGACTACTGTAATCCTCATCCCATCAGACTTCACAAACGCCGCAAAAAGTTTAACAAAACTGGTTGATGAAAATAAATTGAACAAACCTTAA
- a CDS encoding FAD-binding oxidoreductase, whose product METHVVKILKAFYINHDVKCFVTEKPSGYDFIPGQATDVSINLPEWEDKLRPFTFTNLKEQNYLEFMIKIYKDHEGVTNKLGSINAGSELILHDVFGAIQYKEKGTFIAGGAGITPFISIFRDLYKKQEIHGNKLIFSNKTAEDVIMPEELQKMLKKDFLNVFTRENVIGFQEKRIDRNFLIDTIADFSQNFYVCGPSDFVKNITNHLFDLGANVDTVVFEK is encoded by the coding sequence ATGGAAACTCATGTTGTAAAAATATTAAAAGCATTTTACATCAACCACGATGTAAAATGCTTTGTAACAGAAAAACCCTCTGGGTACGATTTCATACCTGGGCAAGCTACTGATGTTTCCATAAACCTTCCTGAATGGGAGGATAAATTACGTCCTTTTACTTTTACTAATTTAAAGGAACAAAATTATCTCGAATTCATGATTAAGATTTACAAAGATCACGAAGGGGTTACTAATAAATTAGGTAGTATCAATGCGGGAAGCGAATTAATTCTCCATGATGTTTTTGGAGCTATTCAATACAAAGAAAAAGGAACTTTTATAGCAGGAGGAGCTGGTATTACCCCATTCATTTCCATCTTTCGTGATTTGTACAAAAAACAAGAAATACATGGAAACAAACTCATTTTTAGCAATAAAACAGCAGAAGATGTAATCATGCCCGAAGAATTACAAAAAATGCTGAAGAAAGACTTCTTAAACGTATTTACACGAGAAAATGTCATTGGTTTTCAAGAAAAAAGAATCGACCGAAATTTCCTAATTGACACCATTGCCGATTTCAGTCAAAACTTTTATGTATGCGGCCCCTCAGATTTTGTAAAAAACATTACAAACCATCTATTCGATCTTGGCGCAAATGTGGATACAGTAGTTTTTGAAAAATAA
- a CDS encoding aminotransferase class I/II-fold pyridoxal phosphate-dependent enzyme, with amino-acid sequence MQVNEIPNRTFYKDGEEFLYFGGTNYLGVTTLPEFQKILLAAFQKWGTSYGSSRSANIQLEIYEIAENLLTQQIGTEAVVTVSSGMLAGKLALEQLEHTSDLVFHFPNTHPALLHPFSLPLIQNGKLNPFLFDVTVSKIGIVADAIPSLEVTPINLDILKDIPNDKEITLLLDESHSIGILGSKGQGVLKQYELPNVRCKISIASLGKAMGLSGGIIAGDFQFINEIKKQRNFVGASGMNPAFLETFVNAQSIYKKQRQQLKNNLNYVANNLIPNSCFTFNEEYPAIYFDNDELLQLLLENNIIPTSFPYPTASGKLSRIVISAHHTETDLNKMIQQLNIFTQMDSGLEGDIRFTL; translated from the coding sequence ATGCAAGTAAACGAGATTCCCAACAGAACGTTTTACAAAGACGGAGAAGAATTTTTATACTTCGGCGGAACCAATTATCTTGGAGTGACAACCCTGCCTGAGTTTCAAAAAATACTGTTGGCTGCATTTCAAAAATGGGGAACAAGCTATGGAAGCTCCCGTTCGGCTAATATTCAATTGGAGATTTACGAAATAGCAGAAAACCTTCTTACCCAACAAATCGGAACAGAGGCAGTCGTTACGGTTTCATCCGGTATGTTGGCTGGAAAACTGGCTTTGGAACAATTAGAACATACAAGCGACTTGGTTTTTCATTTTCCCAATACCCATCCTGCATTACTTCATCCTTTTTCATTACCGTTAATTCAAAACGGAAAATTAAATCCTTTTCTTTTTGATGTAACTGTTTCAAAAATTGGAATTGTTGCCGATGCCATTCCTTCTTTGGAAGTTACTCCAATTAATTTGGACATCTTAAAAGATATTCCAAACGACAAAGAAATCACTTTACTACTAGATGAATCACACAGTATCGGAATTTTGGGCAGCAAAGGACAAGGCGTTTTGAAGCAATACGAACTTCCAAATGTTCGCTGTAAAATAAGTATTGCATCCCTTGGAAAAGCCATGGGACTTTCAGGCGGAATAATTGCTGGAGATTTCCAATTTATAAACGAAATAAAAAAACAGCGGAATTTTGTTGGAGCTTCCGGAATGAATCCTGCTTTTTTGGAGACCTTTGTTAACGCACAATCTATCTATAAAAAACAAAGACAGCAACTTAAAAACAATTTAAATTATGTTGCCAATAATTTAATTCCGAACAGTTGCTTTACTTTTAACGAAGAATATCCAGCGATTTACTTTGATAATGACGAACTGCTCCAATTACTTTTAGAAAACAATATTATCCCAACTTCCTTCCCCTATCCTACCGCATCAGGAAAATTAAGCCGAATTGTAATCAGTGCTCATCATACAGAAACCGACTTGAACAAAATGATTCAACAACTAAATATTTTTACGCAAATGGATTCAGGATTAGAAGGAGACATCCGATTTACGCTATAG
- a CDS encoding class I SAM-dependent methyltransferase yields the protein MELEIEQIRDQQKETWNKFSPGWKKWDELTMDFLKPMGDEIIKLLNPKSDAIVLDVAAGTGEPGLTIASHLNGGKVISTDLAEGMLEVAQENAKKRGIKNFETIVCDVCELPFEDNTFDAVSCRFGFMFFPDMELAIKEMKRVLKPGGKIATAVWNIPDKNFWITATMETISKNIEITPPPPRAPGMFRCAKEGFMTDLFSQAGLKNVSAKEVTGKLNCKTTDVYWSLMNEVAAPVVAALSKADEALKQKIKTEVYSLVNERYPEGAVAIDSSALVIYGEK from the coding sequence ATGGAATTAGAAATTGAACAAATCAGAGACCAACAGAAAGAAACATGGAATAAATTTTCTCCCGGTTGGAAAAAATGGGACGAACTCACAATGGATTTCCTAAAACCAATGGGAGATGAAATAATTAAACTGCTCAACCCAAAAAGTGACGCTATCGTTCTGGATGTCGCTGCCGGCACCGGGGAACCTGGATTGACTATTGCTTCTCATTTAAACGGAGGAAAAGTCATTTCTACAGACTTAGCCGAAGGTATGCTCGAAGTAGCACAGGAAAACGCAAAAAAGAGGGGCATCAAGAATTTCGAAACTATCGTTTGTGATGTTTGTGAACTACCCTTTGAAGATAATACTTTTGATGCTGTTAGTTGTCGTTTCGGATTCATGTTCTTTCCTGATATGGAATTAGCTATAAAAGAAATGAAACGCGTCCTTAAACCCGGAGGCAAAATAGCAACTGCCGTTTGGAACATCCCGGATAAAAATTTCTGGATTACAGCAACTATGGAAACCATAAGTAAAAATATAGAAATAACTCCTCCTCCACCTAGAGCTCCCGGAATGTTTCGCTGCGCAAAAGAAGGTTTTATGACTGATTTATTCTCACAAGCTGGCCTAAAAAACGTTTCAGCAAAAGAAGTCACAGGAAAATTAAATTGCAAAACTACTGACGTTTATTGGAGCCTAATGAATGAGGTTGCCGCTCCCGTTGTTGCTGCGCTTAGTAAAGCCGATGAAGCATTAAAACAAAAAATAAAAACCGAAGTATATTCATTAGTGAATGAAAGATATCCTGAAGGCGCAGTTGCTATAGATTCCAGTGCACTTGTAATTTATGGAGAAAAATAG
- a CDS encoding ammonium transporter: MRKIILSVILITILVLSIFSIHFLAESPKLGAHVVELKLDTGDTAWMIVATALVLLMTPGLGFFYGGMVGKKNVISTMLQSYMAMVIVTILWVLIGFGLCFGPSIGGFIGDPSSNLFFNGVNANSAWELAPTIPFILFALFQAKFAIITPALVTGAFAERVRFWAYLLFMVLFILFVYAPLCHMTWHPDGMFFKWGVLDFAGGTVVHMSAGWAALAGAIFLGKRKVQKTNPARITYVLLGTGLLWFGWFGFNAGSAVGSGSLAAQALGTTTVAAAAAAMGWVFLDKIMGHKLSAMGASIGAVVGLVAITPAAGFVSIPHAIAIGIIASIVSNLAVSKFPKGKIDDALDVFACHGIGGMVGMLLTGVFASKAINPIVGDNQGLIFGDATLFLIQLKALVLVSIFAFTVSYVLFFIVNKITPLRVTEEREELGLDISQHGEYL, translated from the coding sequence ATGCGAAAAATTATTTTAAGTGTGATACTAATCACAATCCTAGTATTATCAATTTTTTCAATTCATTTTCTTGCTGAATCACCAAAGTTAGGAGCTCACGTTGTTGAATTAAAATTAGACACTGGAGATACGGCTTGGATGATAGTTGCCACTGCCCTTGTATTATTAATGACCCCGGGTCTTGGATTCTTTTATGGTGGAATGGTAGGCAAAAAGAACGTCATTAGTACCATGTTACAAAGCTATATGGCTATGGTTATCGTAACCATCTTATGGGTTTTAATTGGTTTTGGTCTTTGTTTTGGACCTTCAATCGGAGGTTTTATAGGTGACCCTAGCTCAAATTTATTTTTCAATGGAGTAAACGCTAACTCAGCTTGGGAATTGGCTCCAACTATTCCTTTTATTCTATTTGCTTTATTCCAAGCAAAATTTGCCATCATCACTCCTGCTTTAGTAACTGGAGCATTTGCTGAAAGAGTTCGTTTTTGGGCTTACTTATTATTCATGGTATTATTCATATTATTTGTATACGCTCCATTATGTCACATGACTTGGCATCCTGATGGAATGTTCTTCAAATGGGGAGTATTAGATTTTGCTGGTGGAACTGTAGTACACATGAGTGCTGGTTGGGCTGCATTGGCAGGAGCTATCTTCTTAGGAAAAAGAAAAGTTCAAAAAACAAACCCAGCTCGTATTACTTATGTATTATTAGGAACTGGTTTATTATGGTTCGGATGGTTTGGTTTCAATGCCGGATCTGCTGTAGGTTCTGGAAGCCTTGCTGCTCAAGCTTTGGGAACTACTACTGTTGCTGCTGCCGCCGCTGCAATGGGATGGGTATTCCTTGATAAAATTATGGGACACAAACTTTCAGCAATGGGAGCTTCAATCGGAGCTGTAGTTGGACTGGTTGCTATTACTCCAGCTGCTGGATTCGTAAGTATTCCTCACGCTATCGCAATTGGTATCATCGCTAGTATCGTTAGTAACCTTGCCGTTAGCAAATTCCCTAAAGGAAAAATCGACGATGCTTTGGACGTATTTGCTTGCCACGGTATAGGTGGTATGGTTGGTATGCTTCTAACAGGTGTATTTGCATCAAAAGCAATTAATCCAATCGTTGGTGACAACCAAGGTTTAATTTTTGGTGACGCCACTTTATTCTTAATTCAATTAAAAGCTTTAGTTTTAGTTTCGATATTTGCTTTCACAGTTTCTTATGTTTTGTTCTTTATCGTTAACAAAATCACTCCTTTAAGAGTTACTGAAGAAAGAGAAGAACTTGGATTAGACATCTCTCAACACGGAGAATACTTGTAA